Within the Emticicia oligotrophica DSM 17448 genome, the region TCTTGCACAAACTGTTTAGTAGTATTGGGTGCATATTTCAATTCAGCATAATTAGTGATATTACCATCAGCATCGTACTTAATAGCTACGCCATTAGATACCACTACACCTTCACCAACGTAGGCTTTCACACCTAAATAATCTTGGTAGCGAGCCTCACCAAATTTGCCTGTAGTAGTCTCGATATGACGACCTCCACGGAAAGTTTGACGTTGGATATAATTTGAAATAACACCACCAATACGACCATCAAATTGGAAACTTAAGTTGATGTTTTTGTAGTTGAATTTATTATTGATACCAAACACAAATTTTGGATTCACATAACCTAAGAATTGGTTAACTGGATTGTAAATCGGACGACCAGAAGCATCGTTAATTATCTGACCATCTGGCGTTTTAGCGAATGCACGTCCGTAGAATTTATCTAATCTATCGCCTACTTTGAAGAAAGTATTAAGGTTTGTTACACCCGGGTAAATTTCTGTAAGCACCTCTTTGAAGGTAGAGTAGTTGGCTACGATATCCCAGCTAAATTTAGCTGTTTTGATTGGAGAACCAGTGATAGCTAATTCCCATCCTGTTTTCTTAGTCTTAATACCATTTACTAAAGCTGAGCTATAGCCAGATGCAGTAGATATTGGTAAAGAGAAAATTCTTGGACCTTCATTAGAAATGAAATGTGTGAGGTCGAAACCAAGACGATTTTTCAATACTTTGAAATCAAGACCAATCTCAGTCTGAGAAGTTGAACTTGGCTTTAAGTTAGGATTGTTCAAAGCTCCAGTAAAATAAGCTGATGGTTGGTTATTATAAGCAAATGGCGTAGAATAAACAGCAGCATTTGTATAAGCAGGGCCATCATAAGGCGAGTAATACTGTTCGCCATAACCTATTGGGTTACCATCACCCGTTAAGGCTGGTGTAGTACCGATTGTTGAGCGAGTCAAACCATCTTTTACGTTCGCATACGAACCACGAACTTTCAAGAAAGAAATAAACGATGGAACATTTACGTAGTCAGAGATAACCGTTGCAAGTGCGACCGAAGGATAAAAGAAAGTATTATTTCCAGACGGAAGCGTAGAAAGTTTATCTACACGACCCGTAGTTGAAACTGTCAATAAGTTTTTGTAAGAAAAGTCAGCCGAATAATATGCTGAATTTACACGCATTGCTGAAGCGAAATTGGCCGTACGAACTGGGTTGGATGAGTTATTGAAATTGTATAAACCCGGAACGTTCAAATAATCTGTTGAGCCATATTGTGAATTATATTCAAAAGAACGAATATTAGCACCTGCCCAAATTTTTGTATTAAAGCCCGCAAAAATATCTTTATCGAATTTTACTAATACATCGGTATTATTTTCGAATAGGTTTCTTCTGTCTTCACGGTAATCTCCTCTACGTTCGTCACGGCCATAAGCACCAGCCGAATAAGGCATTTTTTCATTGCGGAATAAATTCCAAGTTGTAACCTGCGAACGAAGCGTTGCCTCTAAATAATCAGTAAACTTATAAGTCAATGCTGCTTGCCCAATGATATCAGTTTTATAATGTCCACGCAACCACTCATAACTCATGAAATATGGGTTATTATAGCGTTGATACTCAGCATAAATTTGTTGAATACCTTCTTTTCCTGGCTGCCAATAATTACGCATATCATCTACACTCCAGTCGGCACCAGCCCAAAGAGTCATGTTATAGATGATTGAGTTTGGACCATAATTGATATCAGGAATATTTGGTGTGTATTGGCGATTGTATTGAAGATTAGAAGTAAACGAAAGTTTATTTGAAAATTTATAATCAGCAGCAACATTGAAGTTGGTAATATTCAATTTAGTATTTGGAACAATACCACGTTGAGAAATCTGAGAAGTAGAGAATCTCAAATTGTACTTATCACCAGTTGACGAAACTGAAATATTATTAGTTGATAAAATACCTGTTTGTAAGAAACGCTCTAAATTATCTTTACCACGAGCAGTCCAAGGCGTAGGAATTCTTTGTCCTGTTACTGGGTTGATAGGGCTATCGTATTGTGGAATTAATTGACCTTCAAATTTTGGTCCCCAACCACCATCATAATCACCATCGTTCAAACCACCACCTTTACCATCAACAAAGGCATAACGACCGTGGTCGCCCGGGCCATATTCATCCTGAACTTTTGGAATTGCATAGAAACCTCTATCAAACATTGTAGATGAATTTACATCAACCGAAAAACCCCTTTTATCTTTCGAACCACGTTTAGTAGTAATCAAAATAGCACCATTTTTACCACGGAAACCATATAAAGCTGATGCCGAAGCACCTTTCAATACTGAATATGACTCAATATCATCTGGACTGATATTCCAAGTATCAGAGTTAATTGGCACACCATCAACAACGAAAAGTAAATCACTATTACCTCGTAAAGAGATATTTGGCTTACGAAGCATTTCTTGTTGAACACCCACAGTTAAACCAGCTACTTTACCAGCTAAAGCGTTAATTGCATTGGGTTCACGAGCCTTAATTGTAGAAGCTCCATCTACACTCTGAATAGCCACACCAATTCGACGAGCATCTTTTTTAATACCAAGGGCCGTCACCACCACCTCATTGAGTGTTTTAGTGTCTTCCTGTAAAGCAATACTAATAACTGACTGATTGCCAACTGTTTTTTCTACAGTTGTGAAACCAATTGCTGAAAAAACTAATACCGAACGAGCCGAAAGATTAGATAATTTGTAATTACCTTCTGCATCGGTATTTGTACCTTGATTCGTTCCTTTCACAAGGACGCTCACTCCCGGAATGGCATCGCCATTAGGAGCAGTAATTTTACCACTAACATTCTGATTTTGGGCATTGGCATACGTAACTGCCAATAGCATGCAAAACAAAATTCTGATTAAACCAGTAAATCTGGTTTGGCGTAGAGATTTGTTCATAAAAGATGATTATTTGGGTTTATGGTTCAGGCTTTCTGGATGAGTTGTTTATTTTATTATATGAAAGCCAGAATTTGACGCCGCAAAGGTCAGTAGTTAGTATAAATTGAATATGACCCAAGTTTTAAGCAATTGTGAAGAATCAGGGGCAAATATTAGCTTTTCGTTAAGAATGAATTTAGAGAATTGTTGGTATAAAAAAATTATTTAATCGTGCACACACATGCTCAATTAATAAAGTTTCATAAATAAATTCCAAGTTTTTCCGTCCACTTTTCTAGTTTTTGAGCATACACCTCACGATATTCTGCGATTAAAGAAGCATGTTTTTCTTGAAATTCCACTGTCATTTTTTTATTAATAGAAGCATCTCTCAGCACACATTCAAAATTATTCACCCTTCCTACCAACCACTTGTAATCAATCGTTTGAGGCGTATTATATTTAAAATTAAACCATTCTCTTTTGTAAAATTCTACCGCAGTATCGTTGATAGCCAAGCCCTTTGCTATCCATTTTTCTTCTCGACAAAGTCCTTCATACAGAAAATACTCGCCCGAAAAAAGACCATTCTTTTTGGTGGCTGATGGCGTCGAATAAAATAAGTAATAATCGGGTTGAACAATATCTACAAAAAACTTCTTGGCGTGCATGCGTTCAAGCCACTCTCCTACTGCCAAAGGTTTAGAAGAATCAATAAAAAAATCGAAAACCAATTCAATGCCATCATATTCAAGCAAAAGAGCCACATGAAAACCCCAAGTAAGTAAACCATTGGGTGAAAGTTGGTTAGGGTCGGGTAATTGAATGGTTTGTTTTGAATTTTCTGAATAACGAGTTGGAGCATAAATCCATATCTTTTTGTGCTGAACCCCATAACTACGTAAAATAAGTGAAGCAAAATGGGTTAGATTATGGCAATTCCCCTGCTTGTATTCGTAGAGTGGAAATAGGAGAAATTTGAGTTCTTCAAAATAATACTCAAGATAATTATTAGTAATTCGCGAAAGTTGGGTATGTGTTTTGGGTAAAACCATTTTCGTTTTTTTAGCAAAAATAGGTTAGCAAAAAACGAAGATTTCTACCAAATTGATTAAGGATTTGTTAATTGTAAAGTCCTAATATTTGCTTAACAATTTGTTTATATTTTGTTTAAATCCAACTAACTTTAAATGGTTTACTTTGTCGAGCAATCAAACTAATCAGCAAAAAATGTCAGCAATTAAATTAGTGGTTTTTGATATGGCGGGTACAACCGTACAAGATAAAAAAGAAGTTGAAACTTGCTTTGCACGTGCTTGTGCTGAAACTGGCCTTCAAGTATCCGATGAGAGAATTTTAGCCTTACAAGGTTATTCAAAAGTTGAAGTTTTCAAACTTTTATGGGATGAACGTATCGGACAATCTCATCCTGAATACAATGAAAATGTAGTGTATTCATACGATTATTTCCGCATGATACTCGAAGACCATTACAAAAATTCTCCGATTCTACCAACAGAAGGTTGTTTAGAAATCTTTGATTTTCTTCGAAAAAAAGACATAAAAATTGCTCTCACCACGGGTTTTTATCGCAAAGTGACTAATATTATTCTCGAAAAACTGGGCTGGCTCGATGGCTTAGAATATAACTATTTGAATATTTCTGGCAAATCGGTAATTGATGTTTCAATCGCTAGCGATGAGGTAGTGAAGGGACGCCCCGAGCCATACATGATACAAAAAGCCATGAAACTTTTAGGTATTGAGAGTAAGTCTGAAGTAATCAATATTGGAGATACTCCTTCTGACCTTCAATCGGGAGTTAAGGCAGGATGTAGAATGTCTTTGGGCGTGGTAAATGGCACACACACGCGTGAACAATTACAAGTTATTCCAAACGATGGTTTGCTTGATTCGGTCTTAGGATTAAAAACTATCATCGAAAATGCCTCAATTTTAAACGAAGAATAGCCTCAATTTACCATCTTTATCACTCTTTTCAATGAAAAATTTTGACCTTATAGTCGTTGGTAGCGGGATAATGGGGGCTTTTCATGCCTATCATGCAGCTAAACTCGGCAAAAGTGTATTAATCCTCGAAAAAGACAATTTCCCGGTTGGTTCAACGGTGAGAAATTTCGGACAAGCAGTACCTTCTGGTTCATCAGGTAGGTGGTTTGATTATGGTCGCCGAAGCCTTGAAATTTACCAAGATATTCAACAAAAATTTGATATTTCGGTTAGAAATAACGGAACCGTGTATGTTGCCTCTGATGATACTGAATGGACATTAGCTAATGAACTTTATGCCATTCATCAAAGTAAAGGCTATAATTGCAGCCTTCTTTCTAAAAGGCAGTGCTTGGAGCAATATCCAGAACTAAAAGCAGATTATGTAAAGGGAGGCATTTATTACCCTAACGAAGTCAGTATAGAACCTAATTTGTTGATTTACAGAATCTTAGATTATCTTCAAGAAAATCATAAAGTTGCTTACAAAA harbors:
- a CDS encoding SusC/RagA family TonB-linked outer membrane protein — encoded protein: MNKSLRQTRFTGLIRILFCMLLAVTYANAQNQNVSGKITAPNGDAIPGVSVLVKGTNQGTNTDAEGNYKLSNLSARSVLVFSAIGFTTVEKTVGNQSVISIALQEDTKTLNEVVVTALGIKKDARRIGVAIQSVDGASTIKAREPNAINALAGKVAGLTVGVQQEMLRKPNISLRGNSDLLFVVDGVPINSDTWNISPDDIESYSVLKGASASALYGFRGKNGAILITTKRGSKDKRGFSVDVNSSTMFDRGFYAIPKVQDEYGPGDHGRYAFVDGKGGGLNDGDYDGGWGPKFEGQLIPQYDSPINPVTGQRIPTPWTARGKDNLERFLQTGILSTNNISVSSTGDKYNLRFSTSQISQRGIVPNTKLNITNFNVAADYKFSNKLSFTSNLQYNRQYTPNIPDINYGPNSIIYNMTLWAGADWSVDDMRNYWQPGKEGIQQIYAEYQRYNNPYFMSYEWLRGHYKTDIIGQAALTYKFTDYLEATLRSQVTTWNLFRNEKMPYSAGAYGRDERRGDYREDRRNLFENNTDVLVKFDKDIFAGFNTKIWAGANIRSFEYNSQYGSTDYLNVPGLYNFNNSSNPVRTANFASAMRVNSAYYSADFSYKNLLTVSTTGRVDKLSTLPSGNNTFFYPSVALATVISDYVNVPSFISFLKVRGSYANVKDGLTRSTIGTTPALTGDGNPIGYGEQYYSPYDGPAYTNAAVYSTPFAYNNQPSAYFTGALNNPNLKPSSTSQTEIGLDFKVLKNRLGFDLTHFISNEGPRIFSLPISTASGYSSALVNGIKTKKTGWELAITGSPIKTAKFSWDIVANYSTFKEVLTEIYPGVTNLNTFFKVGDRLDKFYGRAFAKTPDGQIINDASGRPIYNPVNQFLGYVNPKFVFGINNKFNYKNINLSFQFDGRIGGVISNYIQRQTFRGGRHIETTTGKFGEARYQDYLGVKAYVGEGVVVSNGVAIKYDADGNITNYAELKYAPNTTKQFVQDYVSRYYNSDEGNLMSRSFGMLREVVLGYTLPDRWFGKNIKNATISVVGRNLLYFAEKKDIDLNQYLTDGGSGLQTPSTRRYGVNLNFTF
- a CDS encoding protein-glutamine glutaminase family protein, with the translated sequence MVLPKTHTQLSRITNNYLEYYFEELKFLLFPLYEYKQGNCHNLTHFASLILRSYGVQHKKIWIYAPTRYSENSKQTIQLPDPNQLSPNGLLTWGFHVALLLEYDGIELVFDFFIDSSKPLAVGEWLERMHAKKFFVDIVQPDYYLFYSTPSATKKNGLFSGEYFLYEGLCREEKWIAKGLAINDTAVEFYKREWFNFKYNTPQTIDYKWLVGRVNNFECVLRDASINKKMTVEFQEKHASLIAEYREVYAQKLEKWTEKLGIYL
- a CDS encoding HAD hydrolase-like protein, coding for MSAIKLVVFDMAGTTVQDKKEVETCFARACAETGLQVSDERILALQGYSKVEVFKLLWDERIGQSHPEYNENVVYSYDYFRMILEDHYKNSPILPTEGCLEIFDFLRKKDIKIALTTGFYRKVTNIILEKLGWLDGLEYNYLNISGKSVIDVSIASDEVVKGRPEPYMIQKAMKLLGIESKSEVINIGDTPSDLQSGVKAGCRMSLGVVNGTHTREQLQVIPNDGLLDSVLGLKTIIENASILNEE